Proteins from a single region of Syngnathus scovelli strain Florida chromosome 7, RoL_Ssco_1.2, whole genome shotgun sequence:
- the gkup gene encoding glucuronokinase with putative uridyl pyrophosphorylase isoform X1: MICILLVAGHGTLLQTEIKNDDTGLYSHLIGVPKTLLPGTGGRKILDFWWKTINLRQLFTEVYLVTNADKYKHFERWATANDFPVENIINDGSTTEEDSLGAVADLELAIRCRKLQDDIIVIAGDMLCADQNFDITQVIRFFRSKPGELIIYYEMEESEKSTTRGIVEVCPDSHRITRFWEKPQEGLTSSRLASVVFYCIQKKSLPFMSDFISQRKATDRSFGSFWERMINNNLLDVFGMKLPIGFQLIGQVGLSDYTKWLTRFSTKQQNSARQITCRSFARVGLMGNPSDCFNGKTIAMTIMNFWAEVTLVKSQTLVLVPHPLNDPTEFGSLQDLFSISRKEGYFGGLRLLQATCKKFYQFCCKQGIALTKQNFTVKYDTNIPRQVGLAGSSAIVSATLKCLMKFYNLTDNDLPKPTRANFILNVETDELFITAGLQDRVAQVYEGLVYMDFSKKLMEEQGYGNYISLDMSGLPPFWLAYLSDPSDSGRIHNNVRQRWLSGEPLVVEAMETFAHLTDQARVALLEKDWNRLAQLMDENFELRRSVYTDECLGPGNLKMVALAKEFDSAVKLPGSGGAVVGLCRDPEKLEEMRQAFQERGYVFCVITPYDPSASTATTQA; this comes from the exons ATGATTTGCATACTGCTGGTTGCCGGTCATGGCACACTTTTACAGACTGAAATAAAG AATGATGATACTGGCTTGTACAGCCACCTAATTGGGGTGCCAAAGACCTTGCTTCCTGGCACTGGAGGAAGGAAGATTTTGGACTTTTGGTGGAAAACCATCAACTT GCGTCAGTTATTTACAGAGGTGTATCTTGTCACTAATGCAGACAA ATATAAGCATTTTGAACGCTGGGCCACGGCCAATGACTTCCCCGTGGAAAACATAATAAACGATGGCAGCACCACAGAGGAGGACAGTCTTGGTGCTGTGGCTGATCTGGAGCTGGCCATACGCTGTCGCAAGCTGCAAGACGACATCATTGTG ATAGCAGGCGACATGTTGTGTGCAGACCAGAACTTTGACATCACTCAAGTGATCCGTTTTTTCCGTTCAAAG CCTGGAGAGCTGATCATCTACTATGAGATGGAGGAAAGCGAGAAAAGCACCACCAGGGGTATTGTGGAAGTCTGTCCTGATTCCCATAG GATAACTCGTTTCTGGGAGAAACCTCAAGAAGGGCTGACATCTTCTCGTCTGGCCAGTGTAGTGTTTTACTGCATCCAGAAAAAGTCTCTGCCCTTCATGTCTGACTTCATAAGTCAGAGGAAAGCCACAGACAGGTCCTTTGGAAGCTTCTGG gagAGAATGATCAACAATAATCTACTTGATGTGTTTGGAATGAAGCTTCCAATTGGTTTCCAGCTAATCGGACAAGTG GGTCTATCGGACTACACCAAGTGGCTCACTCGCTTCTCCACCAAGCAACAAAACTCTGCCAGACAAATTACGTGCCGGTCTTTTGCCAG GGTTGGCTTAATGGGGAATCCATCAGACTGCTTTAATGGGAAAACCATCGCGATGACTATCATGAACTTCTGGGCCGAGGTCACCCTAGTGAAAAGTCAAACATTG GTTCTCGTTCCTCATCCTCTCAACGACCCCACAGAGTTTGGAAGCTTACAAGATTTGTTCAGTATCAGTAGAAAAGAAGG GTATTTTGGAGGCCTCAGATTGTTGCAAGCGACATGTAAGAAATTCTACCAGTTCTGCTGCAAACAAGG CATTGCTTTGACAAAGCAGAACTTCACAGTGAAGTATGACACAAATATTCCACGACAAGTG GGCCTCGCTGGCAGCAG CGCCATTGTCTCAGCTACCTTGAAGTGTCTCATGAAATTTTACAACCTCACAGATAAT GATCTCCCTAAGCCAACCCGAGCCAACTTCATTCTAAATGTGGAAACTGATGAACTCTTCATTACTGCAGGCCTTCAAGACAGGGTTGCGCAG GTCTACGAAGGTTTAGTCTACATGGACTTCAGCAAGAAGCTCATGGAAGAACAGGGTTATG GGAACTACATTTCCCTTGATATGAGCGGCCTGCCTCCATTCTGGTTGGCCTACTTGAGTGACCCGAGTGACTCTGGGCGCATCCATAACAACGTCCGACAACGCTGGCTCAGTG GGGAGCCTCTTGTGGTCGAAGCCATGGAGACATTTGCTCACCTTACTGATCAAGCCAG GGTGGCTCTATTGGAAAAAGACTGGAACCGTCTCGCACAACTAATGGACGAAAACTTTGAGCTAAGGAG GTCCGTGTACACAGATGAGTGCCTTGGACCTGGCAACCTCAAGATGGTGGCGTTAGCAAAGGAG TTTGACTCAGCAGTGAAGTTACCAGGCAGTGGAGGGGCAGTGGTGGGATTATGTCGAGACCCAGAAAAACTA GAGGAAATGAGACAAGCGTTCCAAGAGAGGGGCTATGTCTTCTGTGTCATCACTCCGTACGACCCATCTGCCAGCACAGCCACCACTCAAGCGTGA
- the usf1 gene encoding upstream stimulatory factor 1 isoform X1: protein MKSQQKSPDTDGSTTVNEEVATAEDPAAIAAIQSASTFTDQPIKYLFKTEGGVGQVTYRVIQVSDGQLEGQTDGGAAVSLVTGFPATTQAVTQAVFSQSEGLEGDSTTETQYTYYPATIADATAGTMVTTVQASDTLLSQTTPTGQLYVMMSPQEVLTGSSQRTIAPRTQPYIAKQEAPRGSRDEKRRAQHNEVERRRRDKINNWIVQLSKTIPDCNIDYTKTGQSKGGILSKACDYIKELRQSNLKLGEDLSALDRLRIDNQLLRQEVEDWKSKNQILRNVLRQHGIVGSSSADPQ, encoded by the exons TGGCCACTGCAGAAGATCCAGCCGCTATTGCAGCCATTCAGTCTGCCTCCACATTCACGGATCAACCCATCAAATACTTATTCAAGACAGAAGGAGGTGTTGGACAA GTGACCTACAGAGTGATCCAGGTGTCCGACGGCCAGTTAGAGGGTCAAACAGATGGAGGGGCAGCAGTGAGTCTCGTCACCGGTTTCCCTGCAACCACACAGGCAGTCACACAG GCTGTGTTCTCCCAGTCTGAAGGCCTTGAGGGAGATAGCACCACTGAGACACAGTACACGTATTACCCTGCCACCATTGCTGATGCCACAGCAGGGACCATGGTGACAACAGTGCAAGCCTCTGACACTCTTCTCAGCCAGACTACACCTACAG GGCAGCTCTATGTGATGATGTCACCCCAGGAGGTTTTGACAGGATCCAGTCAAAGGACAATCGCACCTCGCACTCAACCATACATAGC AAAACAAGAAGCTCCACGGGGTTCCAGGGATGAAAAACGGCGTGCACAGCACAACGAAG TTGAGCGCAGACGTCGGGACAAAATCAATAACTGGATTGTGCAGCTGTCGAAGACGATACCAGACTGCAACATTGATTATACTAAGACGGGACAG AGCAAAGGGGGAATTTTGTCCAAAGCCTGTGATTACATCAAGGAACTCCGACAGAGCAATCTGAAGTTGGGGGAAGATCTCAGCGCACTTGATCGACTTAGGATTGACAATCAGCTTCTCCGACAAGAG gtagAAGACTGGAAATCCAAGAATCAGATCCTAAGGAATGTGCTACGTCAGCATGGCATTGTGGGATCATCCAGTGCGGACCCACAGTAA
- the usf1 gene encoding upstream stimulatory factor 1 isoform X3: protein MKSQQKSPDTDGSTTVNEEVATAEDPAAIAAIQSASTFTDQPIKYLFKTEGGVGQVTYRVIQVSDGQLEGQTDGGAAVSLVTGFPATTQAVTQAVFSQSEGLEGDSTTETQYTYYPATIADATAGTMVTTVQASDTLLSQTTPTGQLYVMMSPQEVLTGSSQRTIAPRTQPYIAKQEAPRGSRDEKRRAQHNEVERRRRDKINNWIVQLSKTIPDCNIDYTKTGQSKGGILSKACDYIKELRQSNLKLGEDLSALDRLRIDNQLLRQEDSKLEGTM, encoded by the exons TGGCCACTGCAGAAGATCCAGCCGCTATTGCAGCCATTCAGTCTGCCTCCACATTCACGGATCAACCCATCAAATACTTATTCAAGACAGAAGGAGGTGTTGGACAA GTGACCTACAGAGTGATCCAGGTGTCCGACGGCCAGTTAGAGGGTCAAACAGATGGAGGGGCAGCAGTGAGTCTCGTCACCGGTTTCCCTGCAACCACACAGGCAGTCACACAG GCTGTGTTCTCCCAGTCTGAAGGCCTTGAGGGAGATAGCACCACTGAGACACAGTACACGTATTACCCTGCCACCATTGCTGATGCCACAGCAGGGACCATGGTGACAACAGTGCAAGCCTCTGACACTCTTCTCAGCCAGACTACACCTACAG GGCAGCTCTATGTGATGATGTCACCCCAGGAGGTTTTGACAGGATCCAGTCAAAGGACAATCGCACCTCGCACTCAACCATACATAGC AAAACAAGAAGCTCCACGGGGTTCCAGGGATGAAAAACGGCGTGCACAGCACAACGAAG TTGAGCGCAGACGTCGGGACAAAATCAATAACTGGATTGTGCAGCTGTCGAAGACGATACCAGACTGCAACATTGATTATACTAAGACGGGACAG AGCAAAGGGGGAATTTTGTCCAAAGCCTGTGATTACATCAAGGAACTCCGACAGAGCAATCTGAAGTTGGGGGAAGATCTCAGCGCACTTGATCGACTTAGGATTGACAATCAGCTTCTCCGACAAGAG GACTCGAAACTTGAAGGCACCATGTGA
- the gkup gene encoding glucuronokinase with putative uridyl pyrophosphorylase isoform X2, whose product MICILLVAGHGTLLQTEIKNDDTGLYSHLIGVPKTLLPGTGGRKILDFWWKTINLRQLFTEVYLVTNADKYKHFERWATANDFPVENIINDGSTTEEDSLGAVADLELAIRCRKLQDDIIVIAGDMLCADQNFDITQVIRFFRSKPGELIIYYEMEESEKSTTRGIVEVCPDSHRITRFWEKPQEGLTSSRLASVVFYCIQKKSLPFMSDFISQRKATDRSFGSFWERMINNNLLDVFGMKLPIGFQLIGQVGLSDYTKWLTRFSTKQQNSARQITCRSFARVGLMGNPSDCFNGKTIAMTIMNFWAEVTLVKSQTLVLVPHPLNDPTEFGSLQDLFSISRKEGYFGGLRLLQATCKKFYQFCCKQGIALTKQNFTVKYDTNIPRQVGLAGSSAIVSATLKCLMKFYNLTDNDLPKPTRANFILNVETDELFITAGLQDRVAQVYEGLVYMDFSKKLMEEQGYGNYISLDMSGLPPFWLAYLSDPSDSGRIHNNVRQRWLSGEPLVVEAMETFAHLTDQARVALLEKDWNRLAQLMDENFELRRSVYTDECLGPGNLKMVALAKEFDSAVKLPGSGGAVVGLCRDPEKLWPG is encoded by the exons ATGATTTGCATACTGCTGGTTGCCGGTCATGGCACACTTTTACAGACTGAAATAAAG AATGATGATACTGGCTTGTACAGCCACCTAATTGGGGTGCCAAAGACCTTGCTTCCTGGCACTGGAGGAAGGAAGATTTTGGACTTTTGGTGGAAAACCATCAACTT GCGTCAGTTATTTACAGAGGTGTATCTTGTCACTAATGCAGACAA ATATAAGCATTTTGAACGCTGGGCCACGGCCAATGACTTCCCCGTGGAAAACATAATAAACGATGGCAGCACCACAGAGGAGGACAGTCTTGGTGCTGTGGCTGATCTGGAGCTGGCCATACGCTGTCGCAAGCTGCAAGACGACATCATTGTG ATAGCAGGCGACATGTTGTGTGCAGACCAGAACTTTGACATCACTCAAGTGATCCGTTTTTTCCGTTCAAAG CCTGGAGAGCTGATCATCTACTATGAGATGGAGGAAAGCGAGAAAAGCACCACCAGGGGTATTGTGGAAGTCTGTCCTGATTCCCATAG GATAACTCGTTTCTGGGAGAAACCTCAAGAAGGGCTGACATCTTCTCGTCTGGCCAGTGTAGTGTTTTACTGCATCCAGAAAAAGTCTCTGCCCTTCATGTCTGACTTCATAAGTCAGAGGAAAGCCACAGACAGGTCCTTTGGAAGCTTCTGG gagAGAATGATCAACAATAATCTACTTGATGTGTTTGGAATGAAGCTTCCAATTGGTTTCCAGCTAATCGGACAAGTG GGTCTATCGGACTACACCAAGTGGCTCACTCGCTTCTCCACCAAGCAACAAAACTCTGCCAGACAAATTACGTGCCGGTCTTTTGCCAG GGTTGGCTTAATGGGGAATCCATCAGACTGCTTTAATGGGAAAACCATCGCGATGACTATCATGAACTTCTGGGCCGAGGTCACCCTAGTGAAAAGTCAAACATTG GTTCTCGTTCCTCATCCTCTCAACGACCCCACAGAGTTTGGAAGCTTACAAGATTTGTTCAGTATCAGTAGAAAAGAAGG GTATTTTGGAGGCCTCAGATTGTTGCAAGCGACATGTAAGAAATTCTACCAGTTCTGCTGCAAACAAGG CATTGCTTTGACAAAGCAGAACTTCACAGTGAAGTATGACACAAATATTCCACGACAAGTG GGCCTCGCTGGCAGCAG CGCCATTGTCTCAGCTACCTTGAAGTGTCTCATGAAATTTTACAACCTCACAGATAAT GATCTCCCTAAGCCAACCCGAGCCAACTTCATTCTAAATGTGGAAACTGATGAACTCTTCATTACTGCAGGCCTTCAAGACAGGGTTGCGCAG GTCTACGAAGGTTTAGTCTACATGGACTTCAGCAAGAAGCTCATGGAAGAACAGGGTTATG GGAACTACATTTCCCTTGATATGAGCGGCCTGCCTCCATTCTGGTTGGCCTACTTGAGTGACCCGAGTGACTCTGGGCGCATCCATAACAACGTCCGACAACGCTGGCTCAGTG GGGAGCCTCTTGTGGTCGAAGCCATGGAGACATTTGCTCACCTTACTGATCAAGCCAG GGTGGCTCTATTGGAAAAAGACTGGAACCGTCTCGCACAACTAATGGACGAAAACTTTGAGCTAAGGAG GTCCGTGTACACAGATGAGTGCCTTGGACCTGGCAACCTCAAGATGGTGGCGTTAGCAAAGGAG TTTGACTCAGCAGTGAAGTTACCAGGCAGTGGAGGGGCAGTGGTGGGATTATGTCGAGACCCAGAAAAACTA tggcctggttga
- the usf1 gene encoding upstream stimulatory factor 1 isoform X2 has translation MATAEDPAAIAAIQSASTFTDQPIKYLFKTEGGVGQVTYRVIQVSDGQLEGQTDGGAAVSLVTGFPATTQAVTQAVFSQSEGLEGDSTTETQYTYYPATIADATAGTMVTTVQASDTLLSQTTPTGQLYVMMSPQEVLTGSSQRTIAPRTQPYIAKQEAPRGSRDEKRRAQHNEVERRRRDKINNWIVQLSKTIPDCNIDYTKTGQSKGGILSKACDYIKELRQSNLKLGEDLSALDRLRIDNQLLRQEVEDWKSKNQILRNVLRQHGIVGSSSADPQ, from the exons TGGCCACTGCAGAAGATCCAGCCGCTATTGCAGCCATTCAGTCTGCCTCCACATTCACGGATCAACCCATCAAATACTTATTCAAGACAGAAGGAGGTGTTGGACAA GTGACCTACAGAGTGATCCAGGTGTCCGACGGCCAGTTAGAGGGTCAAACAGATGGAGGGGCAGCAGTGAGTCTCGTCACCGGTTTCCCTGCAACCACACAGGCAGTCACACAG GCTGTGTTCTCCCAGTCTGAAGGCCTTGAGGGAGATAGCACCACTGAGACACAGTACACGTATTACCCTGCCACCATTGCTGATGCCACAGCAGGGACCATGGTGACAACAGTGCAAGCCTCTGACACTCTTCTCAGCCAGACTACACCTACAG GGCAGCTCTATGTGATGATGTCACCCCAGGAGGTTTTGACAGGATCCAGTCAAAGGACAATCGCACCTCGCACTCAACCATACATAGC AAAACAAGAAGCTCCACGGGGTTCCAGGGATGAAAAACGGCGTGCACAGCACAACGAAG TTGAGCGCAGACGTCGGGACAAAATCAATAACTGGATTGTGCAGCTGTCGAAGACGATACCAGACTGCAACATTGATTATACTAAGACGGGACAG AGCAAAGGGGGAATTTTGTCCAAAGCCTGTGATTACATCAAGGAACTCCGACAGAGCAATCTGAAGTTGGGGGAAGATCTCAGCGCACTTGATCGACTTAGGATTGACAATCAGCTTCTCCGACAAGAG gtagAAGACTGGAAATCCAAGAATCAGATCCTAAGGAATGTGCTACGTCAGCATGGCATTGTGGGATCATCCAGTGCGGACCCACAGTAA
- the gkup gene encoding glucuronokinase with putative uridyl pyrophosphorylase isoform X3 → MLCADQNFDITQVIRFFRSKPGELIIYYEMEESEKSTTRGIVEVCPDSHRITRFWEKPQEGLTSSRLASVVFYCIQKKSLPFMSDFISQRKATDRSFGSFWERMINNNLLDVFGMKLPIGFQLIGQVGLSDYTKWLTRFSTKQQNSARQITCRSFARVGLMGNPSDCFNGKTIAMTIMNFWAEVTLVKSQTLVLVPHPLNDPTEFGSLQDLFSISRKEGYFGGLRLLQATCKKFYQFCCKQGIALTKQNFTVKYDTNIPRQVGLAGSSAIVSATLKCLMKFYNLTDNDLPKPTRANFILNVETDELFITAGLQDRVAQVYEGLVYMDFSKKLMEEQGYGNYISLDMSGLPPFWLAYLSDPSDSGRIHNNVRQRWLSGEPLVVEAMETFAHLTDQARVALLEKDWNRLAQLMDENFELRRSVYTDECLGPGNLKMVALAKEFDSAVKLPGSGGAVVGLCRDPEKLEEMRQAFQERGYVFCVITPYDPSASTATTQA, encoded by the exons ATGTTGTGTGCAGACCAGAACTTTGACATCACTCAAGTGATCCGTTTTTTCCGTTCAAAG CCTGGAGAGCTGATCATCTACTATGAGATGGAGGAAAGCGAGAAAAGCACCACCAGGGGTATTGTGGAAGTCTGTCCTGATTCCCATAG GATAACTCGTTTCTGGGAGAAACCTCAAGAAGGGCTGACATCTTCTCGTCTGGCCAGTGTAGTGTTTTACTGCATCCAGAAAAAGTCTCTGCCCTTCATGTCTGACTTCATAAGTCAGAGGAAAGCCACAGACAGGTCCTTTGGAAGCTTCTGG gagAGAATGATCAACAATAATCTACTTGATGTGTTTGGAATGAAGCTTCCAATTGGTTTCCAGCTAATCGGACAAGTG GGTCTATCGGACTACACCAAGTGGCTCACTCGCTTCTCCACCAAGCAACAAAACTCTGCCAGACAAATTACGTGCCGGTCTTTTGCCAG GGTTGGCTTAATGGGGAATCCATCAGACTGCTTTAATGGGAAAACCATCGCGATGACTATCATGAACTTCTGGGCCGAGGTCACCCTAGTGAAAAGTCAAACATTG GTTCTCGTTCCTCATCCTCTCAACGACCCCACAGAGTTTGGAAGCTTACAAGATTTGTTCAGTATCAGTAGAAAAGAAGG GTATTTTGGAGGCCTCAGATTGTTGCAAGCGACATGTAAGAAATTCTACCAGTTCTGCTGCAAACAAGG CATTGCTTTGACAAAGCAGAACTTCACAGTGAAGTATGACACAAATATTCCACGACAAGTG GGCCTCGCTGGCAGCAG CGCCATTGTCTCAGCTACCTTGAAGTGTCTCATGAAATTTTACAACCTCACAGATAAT GATCTCCCTAAGCCAACCCGAGCCAACTTCATTCTAAATGTGGAAACTGATGAACTCTTCATTACTGCAGGCCTTCAAGACAGGGTTGCGCAG GTCTACGAAGGTTTAGTCTACATGGACTTCAGCAAGAAGCTCATGGAAGAACAGGGTTATG GGAACTACATTTCCCTTGATATGAGCGGCCTGCCTCCATTCTGGTTGGCCTACTTGAGTGACCCGAGTGACTCTGGGCGCATCCATAACAACGTCCGACAACGCTGGCTCAGTG GGGAGCCTCTTGTGGTCGAAGCCATGGAGACATTTGCTCACCTTACTGATCAAGCCAG GGTGGCTCTATTGGAAAAAGACTGGAACCGTCTCGCACAACTAATGGACGAAAACTTTGAGCTAAGGAG GTCCGTGTACACAGATGAGTGCCTTGGACCTGGCAACCTCAAGATGGTGGCGTTAGCAAAGGAG TTTGACTCAGCAGTGAAGTTACCAGGCAGTGGAGGGGCAGTGGTGGGATTATGTCGAGACCCAGAAAAACTA GAGGAAATGAGACAAGCGTTCCAAGAGAGGGGCTATGTCTTCTGTGTCATCACTCCGTACGACCCATCTGCCAGCACAGCCACCACTCAAGCGTGA
- the LOC125972197 gene encoding NACHT, LRR and PYD domains-containing protein 3, protein MALDTKSKELLWRTLRQLEQDDFTNFQLHMHPGDVDHNANHVDIAEQLEKKHGNNAVEETIKILKMINNYNLAQKLRSDVAQIKVDDLVSEFKMELQDNLRVGYFNAPEGNTELSQQKLLEDVYTELYITRGVDGLPNKEHEVLQMEMRDKDKESIEECDIFESERPIRTMVTVGFAGIGKSFLVRKFVLDWASGRTNRDVHFIFPFTFRKLNLEKEKSFSLAELIHHSIWESKDNKMLDYIFDRLQTSGKCHYQCSDIKILFVLDGLDECRLNLDLSDMRKVHVDVTQAYPVEELLAHLIKRNLLPCARVWITTRPQAASNIPPHLVDSRTEVKGFSDSQRLDYFRKRFPDEQYIIKHIQKSRTIFIMCHMPIFCWLTATVLQDYRDTGKGGGLPKTLTEMYTEFLLYHLDKSKERESQNHTEYVKAMAKLAFQHLIKKQQIFTESELRESGLDYLPAAKYSGVFTKVFKEVPPLKKYQGRTMFQFIHLTIQEYLAALYVMMSLFQDNKNVLGNHWMLFRKTPLTRVHEAAIHKASESDGNLNMFLRFLLGLSLQCNQDLLGELLKAPKNSRHSNAGTVRLIKQQIEQNSPEENINLFYCLCELKDESLLEEIQQYLSSGYLSTEDLSPAMWSALVFVLRASNEAMSCFDLKHYCASERGLLMLLPVVKASQKSVVSGYKLSRKSCLMLASVLSSPCNLRDLDLSNNDLCDDKLEALATGLAKPQCTLQVLGLNNCNLSKKSCEVLASILSSSCSLRDLDLGDNKLYDNGLYALAAGLAKPQCTLQVLRLSHCNLSKKSCKVLAYVVSSLCNLKELHLSDNDLYNEGVETLAIGLAKPQCTLQVLRLDGCKLSKKSCEMLASVLGLPRNLRHLDLSYNDLYDDGLEALAAGLAKPQCPLQVLGLSRCNLSKKSCEVLASVLSSPCNLRDLDLSYNLLCNDGLEALTGGLAKPQCTLQVLGLRSCMITTRGCFSLAKALRSNPFHLQELDLNNNDYGKKGKQALTEVQMDPCCSLKTVRFAVMPYVPYARCQPWIIGECSGQREMFCLTMKRYG, encoded by the exons ATGGCTCTGGATACCAAGAGCAAGGAGCTGCTGTGGAGAACGCTCAGGCAGCTGGAGCAGGACGACTTCACAAACTTCCAGTTACATATGCACCCCGGTGACGTCGACCACAACGCAAACCACGTGGACATCGCCGAACAGCTGGAGAAGAAGCACGGCAACAATGCTGTGGAGGAGACCATCAAGATTCTGAAAATGATCAACAACTACAATCTGGCCCAGAAGTTGCGCAGCGACGTGGCGCAAATCAAAG TCGACGACCTGGTCAGCGAATTCAAGATGGAGCTGCAAGACAACCTGCGGGTGGGCTATTTCAACGCTCCTGAGGGTAACACGGAACTCAGCCAGCAGAAGCTTCTGGAGGACGTCTACACCGAGCTCTACATTACCCGCGGCGTCGACGGTCTTCCAAACAAGGAGCATGAGGTCCTTCAGATGGAAATGCGCGATAAGGACAAGGAGTCCATTGAAGAGTGCGACATCTTCGAAAGCGAGAGGCCCATCCGCACTATGGTCACTGTGGGCTTCGCGGGCATCGGGAAAAGCTTCCTGGTGCGCAAGTTTGTCCTGGACTGGGCCAGCGGGAGAACCAACAGAGACGTGCACTTCATCTTTCCTTTCACCTTCCGCAAGTTGAACTTGGAGAAGGAGAAAAGCTTTTCGCTGGCAGAGCTCATCCACCACTCCATCTGGGAGAGCAAGGACAACAAGATGCTGGACTACATATTTGACAGGCTGCAGACCTCTGGAAAGTGCCACTACCAATGCAGCGACATCAAGATTTTGTTTGTGCTGGACGGCCTGGACGAGTGCCGCCTCAACCTGGACCTGAGCGACATGCGCAAGGTGCACGTGGACGTGACCCAAGCCTACCCTGTGGAGGAGCTCCTGGCGCATCTCATCAAGCGTAACCTGCTTCCCTGCGCACGGGTTTGGATCACCACGCGGCCCCAGGCGGCCAGCAACATCCCACCGCACCTGGTGGACAGCAGAACCGAGGTGAAAGGCTTCAGTGACTCCCAGAGGCTGGACTACTTCAGGAAGAGGTTCCCTGACGAGCAGTACATCATCAAGCACATCCAGAAATCCCGCACCATTTTCATCATGTGCCACATGCCCATCTTCTGCTGGCTCACCGCCACTGTTCTCCAAGATTATCGGGACaccggaaaggggggggggctacCCAAAACCTTGACCGAGATGTACACAGAGTTCCTGCTCTATCACCTGGACAAGTCCAAGGAGCGAGAGAGCCAGAATCACACCGAGTACGTCAAAGCGATGGCAAAGCTTGCTTTTCAGCACCTGATTAAAAAGCAACAGATCTTCACCGAGAGCGAGTTGCGGGAAAGCGGCTTGGATTACCTGCCGGCTGCAAAATACTCAGGAGTCTTCACCAAGGTCTTCAAGGAGGTACCCCCGCTCAAGAAATACCAAGGCCGCACGATGTTTCAGTTCATCCACCTGACCATCCAGGAATATCTGGCCGCTCTGTATGTGATGATGAGCCTGTTCCAGGACAACAAGAACGTGCTGGGAAACCACTGGATGCTTTTTAGAAAGACGCCGCTCACTCGGGTCCATGAGGCGGCCATCCACAAAGCCTCAGAGAGTGATGGAAACCTGAACATGTTCCTCCGCTTCCTGTTGGGCCTCTCCTTGCAGTGCAACCAGGACCTTCTGGGTGAGCTGCTGAAGGCGCCAAAGAACTCCAGACACAGCAACGCAGGAACGGTCCGCTTGATCAAGCAACAGATAGAGCAGAACTCTCCCGAGGAGAACATCAATTTGTTCTACTGCCTGTGCGAGCTGAAGGACGAGTCCCTGCTGGAGGAGATCCAACAATACCTAAGCTCGGGGTACTTGTCTACGGAGGACCTATCTCCGGCCATGTGGTCGGCCCTGGTCTTCGTCTTACGGGCTTCCAACGAAGCCATGAGCTGCTTTGACCTGAAGCATTACTGTGCATCCGAGAGGGGGCTCCTGATGCTGCTGCCGGTGGTCAAGGCTTCTCAAAAATCAGT GGTGTCGGgatacaaactgagcaggaaaagctGCTTGATGCTGGCCTCCGTTCTAAGCTCGCCCTGCAACCTGAGGGATCTGGATCTCAGCAACAACGACTTGTGTGACGACAAGCTGGAGGCGCTCGCCACTGGACTGGCAAAACCGCAGTGTACCCTGCAAGTCCTCGG GCTCAACAACTGCAACCTGAGCAAGAAAAGCTGTGAGGTGCTGGCCTCCATTCTAAGCTCGTCCTGCAGCCTGAGGGATCTGGATCTTGGTGACAACAAATTGTATGACAACGGGCTCTATGCGCTTGCTGCCGGACTGGCAAAGCCGCAGTGTACCTTGCAAGTCCTCAG GCTTTCGCACTGCAACCTGAGCAAGAAAAGCTGCAAGGTGCTGGCCTATGTTGTAAGCTCGCTCTGCAACCTGAAGGAACTGCATCTCAGCGACAACGACTTGTACAACGAAGGGGTGGAGACACTTGCCATTGGACTGGCAAAGCCGCAGTGTACCTTGCAAGTCCTCCG GCTCGACGGCTGCAAACTGAGCAAGAAAAGCTGCGAGATGCTGGCCTCCGTTCTAGGCTTGCCTCGCAACCTGAGGCATCTGGATCTCAGCTACAACGACTTGTACGACGATGGGCTGGAGGCACTCGCCGCCGGACTGGCAAAGCCGCAGTGTCCCTTGCAAGTCCTCGG GCTCTCGCGCTGCAACCTGAGCAAGAAAAGCTGCGAGGTGCTGGCCTCCGTTCTAAGCTCGCCCTGCAACCTTAGGGATCTGGATCTCAGCTACAACCTCTTGTGCAACGACGGGCTGGAGGCCCTCACCGGCGGACTAGCAAAACCGCAGTGTACCTTGCAAGTCCTCGG GCTCAGGTCCTGCATGATCACCACACGAGGATGCTTCTCACTGGCCAAGGCTCTCCGGTCCAACCCCTTCCACCTCCAAGAGCTGGACCTGAATAACAATGATTATGGAAAGAAAGGAAAGCAGGCCTTGACGGAGGTCCAAATGGATCCTTGCTGCAGTCTGAAAACAGTCAG GTTTGCTGTGATGCCATATGTGCCTTACGCTAGATGCCAGCCTTGGATCATTGgtgaatgttctggacagagggaaatgtttTGCCTGACAATGAAAAGATATGGTTAG